Within Crassostrea angulata isolate pt1a10 chromosome 2, ASM2561291v2, whole genome shotgun sequence, the genomic segment AATAAAACACATAATTTCCGCTGCATTAGTACTATTTGGAGTATGCTCCAAAAGCTGGTGGAGGGAATTCTTACGTCTCTAGAGGAAAACAGAGCAcggaaattcatgtaaaaagtccTGACATGTAGACAAACTGTACGTGTATCCAGATCAATTATTTCTGaacaaaatataacacattatttacatgtatattatgccCTTTATCATCTGCGAGCATGGAGATGTGTCTGCATCTATAACTGAtgaaattctctctctctctctttctctctctctcataattttTAGCTTTTATCATGcgtgttttaattaattaaagtacTATCATAAGTTTACATAAACAAGCTTAATTTGTATAAACTGTAAATTACCCgggttagagagagagagagagagagagagagagagagagagagagagagagagagagaattacaGACCGTTAATTACCTCGttcttttaaaagttgtttatatCTACGCTCCTTACCTCTTTTACAAAAACCTTTGACATAAACAcagtttgttgataaatttccCATTAACACTGGATTTATCAAATTCATCAGTGTTGAAACATAATCGTACACGCCTAATTAAGTGTATCAAATACGTCAGaccaacaaaatacaaaagcCACCCCACGTGCTgaacctacatgtatacacttCGATTCAATCAAGTCATCGCCTTTCATGTATGCATGTTTTAGACTTTCCAGATCTGTTCAAGCTCGCCCCTCCTTTGCACAAATTGCACTACTGTAATGATAAAACCCTGAGACTATCAAAAAACCCTGAGGAAACCCTGAGAGGCACTGAGaaaaccctgagagaccctgaggtttgcactgagggtactgagtaaaccctgagagaccctgaggtttgcactgagggtactgaggaaaccctgagagactctgaggtcggcactgagggtactgagttaaccctgagagaccctgaggtcggcactgagggtactgagtTAACCCTAagagaccctgaggtcggcactgagggtactgagtaaaccctgagagaccctgaggtcggcactgagggtactgagtAAACCCTGAGGTCACTTAATTCATCTACTTTCATACAAAATGATAGAATTCATTCTTTTAGTAGACGTTTATTtgttaattcatatatattcatgttcatCAACTTTTGcttatttgttaatttcaaagggacagaatttaatatttatgttaaacaattgtatgtgcatttatttaaatgtaCAGGTATGattatcaatgaaatatattgacAGTGTTAACTTTTATATCTATGAATAAAATAGTATAtaacaatacatttttaatgaaatcttCATATACATATTGTTAGttgaaaatcaaaaacattGCTTCAATTACAATTTTAATCTGCGTGGCTCCTCGTAAATATTACACTGACTGTCAATTATACTGGGGGTCTATCTATAATGTTGCCAGGAAATACACTCATATATGATTATATGTTTGTCTCATGAAATAATAGAAAATCCTTtgttataaattaaataatattactttatgaggagagagagagagagagagagagagagagagagagagagagagagagtatatatGCCACCTGGACAAATTTTCTCTGTGTATACTTGTATCATTATACCCTATCCAAAATCAGTCGCCCGTATAAATTACTGTCGCGTGCCGTGGGTAGAAATCTCTGCGTATTGCTAAATAACACTGGAGTCCATTATGTACTTGTACATACAGTTAATTAGTGGTCTCAATTATCTGTTGTAACTTTTCATTGTTCATTACCTATACCGGCTTCTGGTTGATCGATTCAATTAAACTTAAtgtcattattacaaaacttaACCGGCAAGGCAttaaatcaaatacaattaaatattttttttataaaaccgAGTATGCATGgtatcttacatgtacatcaatttaTTAGATtagaaaaacacaaaattcaaaGCTGCACTAGTACTGTAATTAgattatacatgcatgtattaatcTAACATGTATGTGCAATGTCATGAACCTTGTATTCTATGGAAAAGGTAATAACAAACATACATGGATGCAACCTGCTGTCCATATTAACggaaattataataaaaatgtcatattgACGAAATAGGCGATGAATTTTAATATGTCCGAATTTGTCAGTTCAGAAATGTACATGCACGTGTCTGATTACATTCAATTTTCATATAGTTAACTAAgtatatatcaattatttttaagcacttgtatttaaataataattgaatattggtacattgtatgtatcatgcacgcaaccccccccccccccccccccaaacggaatattagaattttcatgGTTTCAATAAGTTGcaatattcttttcttttttgaggGTTTGTCATGATTTTTCGGATCAGTATGTTCCTTTCAAAACGATGCGACGAGTGTGCATTTGAATGCGTTcccatttttactatatatacatgtacataggctAAGCATTTCACGCATTAAACCTTCACCAAAATTCCATTATTAGATTCACAtgtctgaaagaaaaaaaaaagagtttttcgTAAGACATCAGCTTCAGCCCAAAAAGTGATATTCCTTACCgataacattttaataaatgtttaaatataagtTATATCAATCGTCATAATATTATCTTTTTCGGATTTTAGCCTCATCCGTGTTGCGAGATTTTTGTGTATTTAGACCATCAGTATCGTACCGTTCGAATAGTATCAACCATTTACCATACCTTCTAGATGTCGACTTAATAGCTTTTTTCACAAGCTTTTATCAGGATTATATGAAGAAGAACACAATGGAAAGGTAAGAGCCATTTCTATTGCAAAATCATAATATACATTGCTATAAGAGGATTGCATGATAACATGTTTTCACCAAATCAAGGCAAAGTCAACACGGTCAGTTCATAAATGTGCACATATCACTGGTTGTTCGGCTTCTTCCTCTTTGTTAGTTCAGCCAGCGGGACGTCCGAATCCGAATCAGTATCAGGCTGGAACCCCCTGTTGTGTACACccctgttaaaaaaataattaaaaatttcattacgTGATAAGTATCAGATGAGAGGACACAGGTCCTTAAAGTTCGTAATATAATGTACCTCAAGTATGACGAGAagcaacattttttaatttatatttgtacaataTACGTAGCCTGATATACATGATTTATACATCTGGTCCagaaaattcattataaaaactgtttaattccttatttgaaaaatgaattttttagcTACACTGTACTTACATTTCTTCTGTGTCTTCAAGAAGAAGTTGGTTTTCCTTCACTGAATGCAGGGGTTTCCTTTTCCTTGTAAGGAATTTCCATGCTGATTCTTTGCTCTTTTTAGCCTCTTCTCTGtaacatataaataaaatataatctataacataccatttttttcaatatgtttcacctgaattttttaaaattacaatcatatcctttaaataaaaaaaaataacaaaacatttaccAATTAATATAAATCTGAAGAGAATCAACTTGAAATCATGTGATGCATTTTGAAAACTGCATTCATGTCATTCAGCCACATATTAATCAGAAAGGAAACACtttcaatttaaattacctTTTCTTTTCGTAGTACTTTTTCCATTGTGCTGCCTTTTGGATCCTCTTCTTTAATTTCTTGTTGTCAATGGGGTAATTTGGGAACTTAAGCTCAAGCACAGTCTTGACTTCGTTGAAAACTTCAGAAAATGGGGAAGTATATTTTCCTGAGGATGGCATGTGCTTTTCAGTGGTCGTAAGGATCAGTTTCTAAAAAAGAAGTGATTTTGTTGCTTAATTCCTCACAGAAGTTTTCATTATGGATCACTGATCTTAATAAGCAAGTTAGCATGCATGCAGAATGCATTGTAAATGAGATAGCTTTCATACTGGCAAGTTTAAATGgccttaaaatgttttaaaacaaacataaaataaaggattgcgattaatttctcttaaaaattgcttttattttaagttattgtatcaaaatcagtaaaaaaaaatgtgatgtttgaTTGGAGAGCGGTCGATCATTGCTATAATGCCCTGATAGTATACCTTTGTTAGCTCTTATagcataaacaaaatatttgcaacataccaatatttaaGTTCAATAAGAATGTTTATGTATTAATcttcaaatttaagaaaaaatttcaCTGATTAAACCATAAATACACCAAGGGTGGAGAAACCttaatacaaataaattttaataacacTTTGATATGTCATAAATGTTATTTAGATTGAGGATTGCAGTGTTAATGAATTAGAataataatatatcaaatattagctacatgtacatgattaatatttcaagatttttaaaataaaatcataaccattaatgcccaaaatttatgaaatattagtTGTGACATTGGATTAAATACCTGAACTATTCCATGTTCAAAGGTGCCCTTTATCCACATGTTGTTGGCCATGAGGGTTTCTTGAGGAAACTCAAAGTTGTTGGTCTGAGTAGATGCATTCGATTTTGGTAGGTTGCAAGAACAAACGCTTCCCATACTTAAACGGGCACAACATACACATTGAAAAGTACATTTCTGCATTGGCTGACTGCTTTGCTGAATAGGAACACTCTGCACATTGGAACTGTGTGATCCAAGATACTGGTAATTATAATCGGAATCGGTACTAAACGAAAGGTTGTTAAAGTTGCAAGAAGACATCTTGAAGCATACAGTGACAGTGGAAGTCTTGATGATCTTTGACCAGTTGTAGATTTGATGGTGGTCAGTCTTTTTGTGACACACAGTTTAGTTTTCACCTCAATTGACACCTGTCTAATGACtatagagccccccccccccccagttttcACTGTACAGTATGCTAGTTGAGATATGGGTGcatggttttgtttttacagCAATTAAGCCCTGGTCAAAACGGGGTATGATTTGTGGATGATAAAGGATATAATTAAGTTCTTATGTTACTTAACTACTATAATTTGtagatattaaataaatgataaaaagtcagttttgataacaatgtaaattaaaaccaaattatAACCCAATCTGATATATGATagcaaaaaaacccaataaaataTAAGTTCAGTGTTAGATGACtttaaattaatctttaaacatatattttaaaaatttattaattaaaaatacatgtatgtactaatTTGTTATCCTTTGTTCAACATTGTATTGTATCTTATAGATGTAAATGGTGATAGTACCTAATACATACATTAATATCAAGAATAAGTTAATGAATCTgtgattgattttgaaataacaatTAGTTTACCTAAGAAACTACTTAAAAGTATAGAGAAGATCTGAAATATACaaggatttttttgttttgtgtatATCATTCATCTGAAGTCCTTTGATTGAGTCAGCTTGTGTATTATTCACTCTCTGATCAAAGGCCTTTGTGCTCTGGCTCTTTGCTTTGGCTTGTTAATTGCATTTTTCAGTAGCTGAACTTCTAAGAGAACAAGAGTGTACGGGTAGATGAAATTTATTATACACACACAACTTAatagtactgtacatgtatcataacaGGAATAGGATTTCTAGAGTTAAGATGGGCTAAATAATACAGTTGT encodes:
- the LOC128171407 gene encoding uncharacterized protein LOC128171407 isoform X2, translated to MQKCTFQCVCCARLSMGSVCSCNLPKSNASTQTNNFEFPQETLMANNMWIKGTFEHGIVQKLILTTTEKHMPSSGKYTSPFSEVFNEVKTVLELKFPNYPIDNKKLKKRIQKAAQWKKYYEKKREEAKKSKESAWKFLTRKRKPLHSVKENQLLLEDTEEMGVHNRGFQPDTDSDSDVPLAELTKRKKPNNQ
- the LOC128171407 gene encoding uncharacterized protein LOC128171407 isoform X1 encodes the protein MSSCNFNNLSFSTDSDYNYQYLGSHSSNVQSVPIQQSSQPMQKCTFQCVCCARLSMGSVCSCNLPKSNASTQTNNFEFPQETLMANNMWIKGTFEHGIVQKLILTTTEKHMPSSGKYTSPFSEVFNEVKTVLELKFPNYPIDNKKLKKRIQKAAQWKKYYEKKREEAKKSKESAWKFLTRKRKPLHSVKENQLLLEDTEEMGVHNRGFQPDTDSDSDVPLAELTKRKKPNNQ